The sequence ACCGTGGTCGTTTCCGCGATCGTGAGCAGTTCCAACGAGTTGGGCCAGGGACTGGTCGACGCCGCCGTCTACGGGCTGGTCGGCGTGTTGTTGCAGGGGCTGGCGCTCGTCGTGCTCGAAGTCGTCGTGCCGGGGCGGTTCCGCGACCTCATCGCCGACGAGCGGCTACATCCCGCGGCCATCGCCACCGCCGTGACGCTGCTGGCCGTGGGAGGGGTGAACGCCGCCGCGCTGTCATGACGACCGGGCACGCGCCTGATCCGGCGCCGCCGGTCGGTTCGACGACGCGCTGGCGGGCGGTGCTGCTCGCGGCGGTGGCGGCCTGTGCGGCGTGCGGGCTCGTCTACGAGCTGGCGCTGCTGACACTGTCGGCCAGCCTGCACGGCGGTGGCATCGTCGCGATGTCGCTGATCGTCGCGGGCTATGTCGCCGCGCTGGGGGCGGGGGCGCTGCTGGTCAAACCGTTGCTGGGACGGGCGGCCATCACGTTCATCGCCGTGGAGACGTCGTTGGCGATAATCGGCGGGCTTTCGGCGGCGGCGCTGTATGTGGCGTTCGCGTTCGTCGGCGGTTCGGTGTGGGTGCTGGTGGTGGGCACGCTGCTGATCGGCAGCCTGGTGGGTGCCGAGGTGCCGCTGCTGATGACGCTGTTGCAGCGCGGCCGCGTGTCCGGTGCCGCCGACACCGGACGGGTGCTGGCCAACCTGAACGCCGCCGACTACCTCGGCGCGCTGGTCGGCGGCCTGATCTGGCCGTTCATCTTGTTGCCGCAGCTGGGCATGATTCGCGGTGCGGCGGCCACGGGGGTCATCAACGTGGTCGCCGCAGCGGTGGTCGCGGTGTTCCTGCTGCGGCGCATCGTCACCTCACGCGAATTCATCACGGCAATAACGGTTTTGGCTGCAGCGTTGGCGTTGTTGGTGACGTTGCTGGTGCGGGCCGACGGCATCGAAACCTCGACACGTCAACGGCTGTACGCGGATCCGATCGTCGCGCTCGAACGCTCGCCCTACCAGGAGATCGTGGTGACCCGCCGTGGCGAGGACACCCGGCTGTATCTCGATGGCGGGCTTCAGTTTTCGACCCGAGATGAATACCGGTACACCGAGAGCCTCGTCTATCCCGCGCTCGGTGACGGTGCGCGCTCGGTGCTGATCCTCGGCGGCGGTGACGGCCTGGCCGCCCGCGAGGTGCTGCGCCAACCCGGGGTCGAGACGATCGTTCAGGTGGAGTTGGATCCCGCGGTGGTGCAGCTGGCGCGCACCACGCTGCGCGACGTGAACGCCGGCGCGCTCGACGATCCGCGGGTCACCGTCGTGATCGACGACGCGATGCGCTGGCTGCGCGAGCCCTCGCCGGTCCTGCCGCGGGGAGGTTTCGACGCGGTCATCGTCGACCTGCCCGATCCGGACACCCCGGTGCTCGGCCGGTTGTACTCGGTGGAGTTCTACGCGTTGATCGGCCGGGTGCTGGCCGACGACGGCCTGATGGCGGTGCAGGCCGGCAGCCCGTTCGCCACCCCGACGGCGTTCTGGCGCACGGTCTCGACGATCGGGGCCGCCGGGTATGCGGTGACGCCCTATCACGTACATGTGCCGACGTTCGGCGACTGGGGAATGGTGCTGGCCCGCCGCGGCGCAGCCCCGCCGGTGCCGACGATTCCCGATGACGCGCCGCCGCTGCGGTTTCTCAATCAGCGGGTGCTCGACGCGGCCACGGTGTTCGGCGGTGACATCCGCCCGCAGTGGTTGGAGCCATCGACGCTGGACCATCCGCGCATCGTCGACGACATGCGGAAAGGCTACCGGTGAGCGTCAACCACCCGCCGGCACCGGATAGCGGTCGTTGACGTCGGCGCTGGTGTCCTTGCGTGCGCAGTGCGCGCAACAGAAGATCGCCTCGGGGGTCTCCACGCCGTGGCCGAGGATCCGGCAGCCGCAGTGCGCGCATTCGGGCGCCAGCTGCGCGGCGGCGCATTCGATGCTGTCGAAGGTCGCGCTCTTACCGTCGCCCCATGTGACGGTGAACGCCTTGTCGTACTCGTTGCCGCAGGTATCGCAGATTGCCATCAGAACTCCTTGTCCCTCGCCCATCCGGGTGCCCGGCGGACGGCGATGACAAACGCTCGCGCCCCTGCCCGCCCCGCGCCGTGATCGGCGAAACAGCGAATTCTTCTCGCACTTTCCCGCCCGTTTGTCCCTTTCGACGCAATTAGGCAAACGGGTCAGACGGCGTCGGGGCCGCCGTCCAGCAGCCGGCGGAAGCCGTCCTCGTCGAGGATCGGCACACCGAGCTCGACGGCCTTTTCGTACTTCGAACCCGGTGAATCGCCGGCCACCACATAGGCGGTCTTCTTCGACACCGACCCGGCCGCTTTGCCGCCGCGCGCGACGATGGCTTCCTTGGCCTCGTCGCGAGAGAACCCGGTCAGCGACCCGGTGACGACGATCGACAGGCCCTCGAGGTGGCGTTCGATGCTCTCGTCGCGTTCGTCGGCCATCCGCACCCCCGCGGCGCGCCACTTGTCGACGATCGCGCGGTGCCAGTCGACCTTGAACCATTCGGTGATCGCCTCGGCGATGGTCGGCCCGACACCCTCGACCGCGGCGAGCCGTTCCTCCGAGGCCGCCATGATCGCCTCCAGGCTGCCGAACTCGGTAGCCAGCGCGCGGGCAGCCGTCGGGCCCACATGCCGGATGGACAGCGCGACCAGAACCCGCCACAGCGGACGCGACTTGGCCTCGTGCAGGTTCACGAGCAGCCGCTTGCCGTTGGCCGACAGCTTGCCGTCCTTCGTCCGGAACAGCTCGGTGCGCAACAGGTCTTCGCTGCCGAGGCTGAACAGGTCGCCTTCGTCGGTGATCACCCCGCTCTGCAGCAGCGCGACGGCCGCTTCGTAACCCAGCCCCTCGATGTCGAGCGCACCGCGGCCCGCGAGGTGAAAGACCCGCTCGCGCAGTTGCGCCGGACAGGTCCGGGTGTTGGGGCAGCGGATGTCGGCGTCACCCTCCTTGGCCGGGGCGAGCTTGGTGCCGCACTCCGGACAGTTTGTGGGCATGACGAATTCGCGCTCGGTACCGTCACGCAGATCGACAACGGGACCCAGCACCTCCGGGATCACGTCGCCGGCCTTGCGGATCATCACGGTGTCGCCGATCAGCACGCCCTTGCGTTTGACCTCCGAGGCGTTGTGCAGCGTGGCCTGACTGACCGTCGAGCCGGCGATCTTGACCGGCTCCATCCAGGCGTACGGCGTCACCCGGCCGGTTCGGCCCACGTTGACCTTGATGTCGAGGAGCTTGGTCTGCGCCTCCTCGGGCGGATACTTGTAGGCGACCGCCCAGCGCGGCGCCCGCGACGTCGACCCGAGCCGGCGCTGCAGCGCCACTTCGTCGACTTTGACCACGACACCGTCGATTTCGTGATCGACCTCGTGGCGGTGTTCACCCCAGTACGCGATGCGCTCGGTGACCGCCTCCATGCCCTGCACCCGCGCGGTGTGCTCGGAGACCGGCAGCCCCCAGGCGCTCAGCGCGCGGTAGGCCTCGTGCAGCGACGTCGGGCGGAAACCCTCGACGTGACCGATGCCGTGGCAGATCATCCGTAGTTTGCGACGCGCCGTCACGGCCGGGTTCTTCTGCCGAACCGAGCCGGCGGCGCTGTTTCTCGGGTTGGCGAACGGCGGCTTTCCCTCGGCGACCAGGCCCGCGTTGAGCTCTTCGAAGTCGGCCACCCGGAAGAACACCTCGCCGCGCACCTCCAGAACCTTCGGCAGCGGGAATTCCTCGGTGGCGGTGAGCTTTTCGGGGACGTTGTCGATGGTGCGGGCGTTCAGTGTGACGTCCTCGCCGGTGCGGCCGTCGCCGCGGGTCGCCGCCCTGACCAGCCGGCCGTCGCGGTACACCAGCGACAGCGCCACCCCATCGATCTTCAGCTCGCACAGAAAGTGCGCGTCCTCGCCGATCTCGTCCTTGATGCGCGCGGCCCACGCGGCCAGTTCCTCCGGGGTGAAGACGTTGTCCAGGCTGAGCATCCGCTCCAAGTGCTCGGCGGGGGTGAAGTCGGTGGCGAAGCCGGCGCCGCCGACCAGCTGCGTCGGCGAGTCGGGGGTGCGCAGCTCCGGATGCTTCTCCTCGAGCGCCTCCAGTTCGCGTAGCAGTTTGTCGAAGTCGGCGTCGGAGATGATCGGCGCGTCGCGGATGTAATAGCGGAACTGGTGCCCCCGCACCTCGTCGGCGAGTTCCTGCCAGCGGCGCCGCACATCCGCGTCGGGGGCGTCCTCGGCCTGCTCGGCCAGCGTCGTCTCGGGATCCGGGGTCGCCTTGGTGCTCACCCCCGCAGGCTAATGCAGCCAGCCGACATCGCACGGCGCGGCGCCGCGGGCCCGACCGTCGCCGTCCAGACCGACGCTTTGGCTGGTTTGCGGCCCATCGACTCGACCATTGCGTCGGTGTCGACGCGTGCACCACTTGGTTACCCTTGCGGGCATGCCGCACCCGATCATGTTCCGCGACGACGACCTCGGGCTGGCACGGGTGCGCGAGATCGCGCTGGGCTTCCCCGAGGCGTTCGAGAAGATCTCCTGGGGGCGGCCCGTGTTCTGCGCGCCGAAGATCTTCGCGATGTACGGCGGCAGCGCCAAGACCGGCGTCAAAGGCCAGTACGTCCAGTACCCCCACTCGATCCTGGTCAAGGTCGACGAGAGCGACCGGCGCGCGCTCGAGCAGGACACCCGCTTCTTCTACCCCGCCTACATGGGGCCGTCGGGTTGGCTGGGGCTGGATTTCACCGCGACGGACAAGATCGACTGGACCGAGGTGCGCGAGCTGATCGACGCCTCGTTCCGACTGGTCGCGCCCAAGAAGCTGATCAAGCGCCTCGACGTAGGCTGACCAGGTAAGCGGTGCGCCATCACTGAATCGGAGACGCCTTGAGTTTCGCCAGTCCCTTTCCCGAAGTCGACATTTCGTCCACCAGCGTCTACGACTACCTGTTCGGCGATATCGCACAGGACGACCTCGACCGGGTCGCGCTGATCGACGCCAAGTCCGGTCGCCAGACCAGCTACCGCGAGATGATCGCGCGCGTCGACGCGTTCGCCGGCGCCCTGGCCGGGCGCGGGATCGGTGTCGGCGACGTCGTCGGCTTGCTGTCGCCGAACAGTTCGGGGTTCGCCGTGGCGTTTCACGGCATCCTGCGCGCCGGCGCGACGGCCACCACGATCAACGCGCTGTTCACCGCCGCCGACATCGCCAAGCAGCTGCTCGATTCGAAGGCCAGGATGCTGGTCACCGTCACACCGCTGCTGGAACTGGCGGGCGAGGGCGCGGCGGCCGCAGGGATCCGGCCCGAGGACGTCGTCGTGCTCGACGGCGACGGGCTCGCCGCCACCGGACATCCCAACGCCGCCGATCTGATGGGCCCGGGCCTGCCGGCACCCGACGTCAGCTTCGCGCCGTCGTCGCATCTGGCGGTGCTGCCCTACAGCTCCGGAACCACCGGCGTCCCCAAGGGCGTCATGCTCACCCACCGCAACCTAGTGGCCAACGTCGCCCAGATCCGGCCGCTGCACGGCATGGTCGCCGACGACGCGATCCTGGCGGTGCTGCCGTTCTTTCACATCTACGGAATGACTGTGCTGCTCAACGCCGCCCTGCACGCCCGCGCCCGGCTGGTCATCATGGGCAGCTTCGACCTCGAGGAGTTCCTGGCCAACATCGCCGAGCACAAGTGCACGATCGCGTTCATCGCGCCGCCGGTGGCCGTGGCGCTGGCCAAACATCCGCTGGTCGACGACTACGACCTATCCTCGCTGAACACCGTGATGTCGGGTGCCGCGCCCTTGGACGCCGATCTCGGCCACGCCGTCGCCAAGCGGTTGGGCTGCACCGTCGTTCAGGGCTACGGCATGAGCGAGCTCAGCCCGGTCAGCCACATCACCCCGTTCGACGGCGGCCTGCAGGAGATGAACATGGTCGCGCCGCTGAGTTCGGTCGGCTGGACGGTGTCCAACGGCGCCTCCAAGCTCGTCGACCCCGAGACCGGTGACGAAATCCCTCCTCCCACAGAGGGTCTCAGCAAGACTGGTGAACTCTGGTTCAAGGGACCCAACGTGATGGCGGGATATCTGAACAACGAGGCGGCCACCAGGCAGACCATCGACGACGAAGGCTGGCTGCACACCGGCGATCTCGCGCAGGTCGACGCCGACGGCTGCGTGTACATCGTCGACCGCCTCAAGGAACTGATCAAGTACAAGGGCTATCAGGTACCGCCCGCCGAACTCGAGGCGGTGCTGCTGAGCCATCCCGCGATCGCCGACGCCGCCGTGGTCGGGGTGACCGACGCCGACGGCGAAGAAGTCCCGAAGGCGTTCGTGGTCAAGCAATCCGCCGCAGAGCTGACCGAAGACGAGGTGATGGAGTTCGTTGCAGCTCAGGTCGCCCCGTACAAGAAGGTGCGTCAGGTGGCGTTCATCGACGCGGTGCCCAAGTCCGCGTCGGGAAAGATTCTGCGCAAGGATCTGCGCGGCTGACTCAGGGTCGGTGCAACCGGTCGGCCATCTGCGCGGCCCGCGCCTGCCGGTAGCCCAACGCCGCGCCCGCGGCCGGAATCAGCAGCAACCCGGCGATCCCCCACAACGCATTCCAGTTCGCGCCCGGAGCGCCGGGAAGGGGCACCGGCATGTGCGGCGGTGTGGCTAGGCGGTGCAACAACGGCGGCGCCGGGCGCGCTGGAGGACGCGGTGGCGTGGGCGCAGGCGTGGGCACAGGCGGCGCAACGACGGGCGTCCGTGTGGGTGCCTGCTGCTGACGCGGTGCGAAATCGCCGCTCTGCAAGCCGGGTTGGCGGCCGTTGCCGATGGTCACCCGCGGCGGCTGAAATGTGGCTGCGGGCCCGGCGACCGGCGCCGAGCCGCCGCCACCGCCGGCGCCGGCTCCAGGAGCGAGGCTGGTGCTGACGGTCGGCGCGTCGACGGCAGGACCACTGCTGATGGCCGGACCATCGGAGCTTCCCGGCGCATCGGCGGGCGGCCGGTCGTCGCTGACGGGCCCGCGGGCGTCGACGCCGGCCCGCGCGTTCGGCTCCGGTTGCGGACTGTCTTCGCGCCCGGTTCCGACCCGCGACTGCGGGCCCTCGCCGCCGCGGTTGGATCGGCCGTTTCCGTTGCCGTCGTTGCTGTGGCGCCGCTGACCGGCATCCGAACGGTTGCCGCGGTTGTCGTGGTCGCCCTTCGAACCGTGGCGGCCGTGCCCACCATCGCGATCAGCACTGGACCCGCGATCGGAGCCGCCCCCGCGCGAACCACCCGGGTCTGCCGTGGCAGTCGCCAGTCCAGGGCCGCCGATCAACAGACACGCCGCTACGACACCAACACTCGTCGCCAGGCGCTGGTGAAATTGGGCCACAATTCCTCTCCTGCCAGTCGGCAAAGACGATTCGATGCGGGCGGGATGAATTGTCGCACGCGAGAGCACCGCACATCAGCGGTCTCGCCGAACGCACGCAAATCGTTATCGGGTGTCTGGGTTTTCGTCTTCGACGAAAGCCCGCAACCGGTCGATCGCGCGATCCCAGCGTCGCGACAGGCCCGTCAGGTATTCGCTGGCTTCGGTCAGCGACTCGGGCTCGACCTGCCAGATGCGTTCCCTGCCGCGGCGTTGACTGCTGACCAGGCCCACCGTTTCCAACAGCACAAGGTGTTTGGTCGCCGCCTGCCGGGTGACCGGTACCGCCTGCGTCACCTCCGTCGTCGAGCAGGGGCCGCCGTCGCACAGGCGAGTGATGATCCGTAGCCGGTTCGGGTCGCCCAACGCGTCGAACACCGGCGCGCGGTCGAGAAGCGCCGAGGTGCTCACACCGTCTCGCTCATCGCGACGTACTTGCGTACCAGCTCGGTCTGCGCGGCCCAGCCCGAGCTGTTGTCGTCGAATGCCGCCTTACGACGATCCTCGGGGATGGCGTCGAACCCGGACTCGACGATGCGCAACAGCACGCCGTCGGCGGTCTCCTGCAGCGTGAACTCGACAAGGGTGGTCGGGCCGTCCTCGCCGCCTGCGACGAGGTAGGGGCGCCAGCGGTAGGCCAATCGGTGCGGCGGCTCCACTGCGACGATCCACCACGTATCGGCCGTACCCTCATACGGCTCTTGGCTTTTGGCGATCTCTTCGTCGACCGCCGTCGGCGTCATCACCCCGGTGAGCGCGGCGCCCTCGACGAACGGCCCGTCGAAGCGAACCCCGAACCACCGGCCGAACTGGTCGGCGTCGCTGATCGCCTTCCAGACCCGCTCCAGCGGAGCTTTCAGCACGACGTGCTTTTCGATTCGATCCGAACTCATGCGCAACCTCCTGGTTGCGTGTCACCCTACGGGTGCAGGCCGGTAATGCGCAACCCCCAGGTTGCGCGTTTCTGAGGCGACGCCAGCGTGTCACCGAGTTCTGCCGCAGGGTCGCGATGAGCCGGGCAAGCACTGCCCTGCCGCAGAAATCGGCGATGACCACGACGGGACCACGGCGGTCCGAGCGTCAGATCGCGTCGGGGTCCTCGGCGAACCCGTCGGCGACCTTCTGCACCAACTCGACGGCGGCGCGCGCCCACTGCGGGGTTGCCCCGGCCAGCCCACAGGCCGGGGTGATGCCGACTCGTTCCCGCAACACCGACCGGGAGAATCCAAGCCGGTCGGTGACAGCGGCCGCCGCCTTGGCGACCTCCTCGACATTCGGTGGAGTTGTCGGGGCCGTGGCGGGAACGACGCCGAGCAACACCGCGCGACCCGATTCGACGAACTCGCCGATGCCGTCGAGATCGGCGCCGGCAAGCGTGGTCACGTCTACCGCAATCGCGGGTATTGCGCTGCGCTGCAAAAGATTCCAGGGCAGATCTGAGGCGCAGCTGTGCAACATCACGTCGGCACCGAGAGCGCTGACGTGGTCATCGAGGAGCCCGAGCGCTACCGACTCGTCGACAGGATGCACGGGTGTCAGGCTGGTCACCCCGGTGAGGCGGCCCTGCAGCGCGTCAGGCAACAGCGGTTCGTCGAGCTGCGCGACGACGGCGGTGTCGAGCCGTTTGGCCAACCGCGCACGGTGCGCTGCCATTCCCTCGGCCAGCGACACGGCCAGATCGCGGAGCGCACCCCGGTCGGTGATCGCGCGGTGCCCGTTGGGCAGCTCGAGCTGGGCGGCCAGCGTGATCGGCCCCGGCGACTGCACCTTGACCGGGCGCGCGCTGCCGCGCAGGCCCGCCTTTTCCCACGCTTCTTCGAATGCGTCGATGTCCTCGTCGAGCAGGCTCATCGACCGCCGGGCCACGGCGCTGCGACCGGAGACGATCCGATAGCCGCGCGGGACGGTGTCGATGCCGATGTCGACCAGCAGCGCACCGGCACGACCGATCATGTCCGCACCCACGCCGCGAGCGGGCAACTCGACCAGATGCGGCAGGGTGTGCAGTTCGCCGACGATCACCTCGGCGGCCTGGCGCGGTGACGACCCGGGCCAGGATCCGATTCCGGTCGCTGCAGCGAAAACGCTCACTCGTTTGACAGTATGCGATCGGGCTAACCTCATTCCCGAAGGGCTGGGAGGAAGGCCATGCGGGTATCGCCGGGATCAGCGGTCCTGTGGTGGGCGGCGACGCTGTTGGTCGCGGGCTGCGCACAGACGGTGACGGGCAGTGCCGTGCGGGCCATACCAGGCATCGACGACGACTCGTTGTCTCCGTTGGACGTCGACACGATCATGCTCGACCAGGCGCAGATGCGCGCCATCACCGGGGCCGGTGACGACCTCACCATCATTCCGAGTATGGACGGCAAGATCCCCGTCGACATCGACCACTTTGCCGAATCGACCCCGTCGCAGTGCCAATGGATCTTCGCCGAGACCCAGACGTTCGGCCCCGACGTCGAAGAATTCCACAAGACGACGTTTCAGCACCCGCCCGGCGGCGGTCTGATCTCCCAAGGCGCCGCCGCATACCGCGATGCGGACACCGCGCGCCGGGCCTTCGATGATCTCGTCGCACGCGCCGACGGTTGCAGCACAACGCCGTTGGGCCCGATGCTGGTCGGCGACGCGGTCATCACCCCGGACTCCCTGCAGACCCGCACCGACAACGGGTGCGGCCGGGACTACCGCGTCAAGAACGTCGTACTGGTCGAGGTGACGGCGTGCCGGTTTCCCAGCTCGGTGCCGACCATCGTGATGACCAACATCTTGGCCAAGGTGCCGAATTAAGCCTCGTGCGTGGCGAATTGGCGTCGCATGTCACGGATGTAGCCGTCGTATGCGCAGGCGACGTCGTCTAGGTCCAGCTGCCCGGGCAACTCGTCGAAGCGTTGGCGTTTGCCCAGATAGTCCAGGGTGGCGGCGACGACGCTCAGCTCGTCGGCCTGCTCTCCGGCGATGTCCAGCACGATTTCCGGGGCGGCGTGCACCCGGATCGTCACCACCTCGTCGTCGAGGGTCGCCCGAACCAGATAGTCGTGGTCGTCCAGCGGGTCTATGCCCTGCAGATCATCGGTCATCGTTGTCTTCATTTCTCGTCGCCTTGCGCGGTCGACCTGAGGTGTGCGACACAGAGATCCGGCTCGACGAAGGGGTCCAGGCGCTCGACGGCCAGCGGGGCCTGCATCGCCGTCAGCGCGCCCTGCATCAGCCCGAGGTGCAGGGCGCAGACCACGGACTGGTGCCGGTCCACGACCTCGATGAAAGGACAGTGCCGCAGCCGGATGTCGTGCACGGGGCGGGTCGTCGGTGGCTCCGGGCCGAAACCCACCTCGGCGAGCACATCGACGAACTCGTCGACAGCCTGGCTCCTGGACGGCGCTGGGCCGCTATTGCCCTTCGTCAGGGTGGGGCCCCACGAGCGCCCCAGCTCGGTGCTGGCACGCACGGGATCGCGCGCGTGTGCCGCAAAGTAATCCGTCATGACGGCTGCCAGCAGGGAGTAGTTCGTGGGCCCGGCGGGATCCATTCTGCGGGTGGCCCGGTACCGGGTCGGCGGACGCCCCCGCGTCGTGACCCGATCGGTCACCTCCTCGACGAGCTCTGCCTTCACCAAGGCATCGAGATGGAAGCGAACAGTGTTGGGGTGCACGCCGATTTCGCCGGCCAGGCTGGAGATGCTGCGCGACTCGGTGGAGTTGCGCAGTGCGTCCAGAATCCGATCGCGCCGTCCCCGGCGCATCACTCCCCCTGCGGCGGAAGGGCAGCCACCATTTCTGTGTCGGCGTCGATGGGTCCGAGCTTCGCAGCCCCGCCCGGTGACCCCAGCGGCTCATCCCGCCCGGGCAGCGTGTCGGTGAAGAACTTCGCGTTCTCCGCGATGTAGGGCTGCAGCTCGTCTGGCAGGTCGTCTTCGTAGTAGATCGCCTCCACCGGGCACACCGGCTCACAGGCACCGCAGTCGACACATTCATCGGGGTGGATGTAGAGCATCCGGGCACCCTCGTAGATGCAGTCGACGGGGCACTCCTCTACGCAGGCACGGTCTTTGACGTCCACACAGGGCTGACCGATCACGTACGTCATGCCCCGTACATTACTACAACTTTGACTTGTAAAAAAGCCCCCCGGACCCTGGTGCTCGCGCGAGATTTAGAGGACTATAGTCATCTAAATAAAACCCTGGGTGAAGGGACGGTAATGGACCACGTGTTCGGGAAATCTTGTGCCGCAAGGGGCAATGACTCATGAGCATCATCGCCGAGAGGACAGCCACCAGACCGTCCCCGCCACGACAGGGTCCGAAGGGTTCGCTCGTCTACAAACTGATCACGACCACCGACCCCAAGCTTCTCGGGATCATGTACATCGCGACGTCGTTCGCCTTCTTCCTGGTCGGCGGGTTGATGGCGCTGCTGATGCGTACCGAGCTGGCGGGGCCCGGGCTGCAGTTCCTGTCCAACGAGCAGTTCAACCAGCTGTTCACCATGCACGGCACGATCATGCTGCTGCTGTATGCCACACCGATCGTGTTCGGCTTCGCCAACTGCATTCTCCCGCTGCAGATCGGCGCCCCCGACGTGGCCTTTCCGCGGCTCAACGCGTTGAGCTACTGGCTTTATCTGTTCGGCGGCCTGGTCACGGTGTCGGGGTTCATCACCCCCGGCGGCGCAGCCGATTTCGGCTGGACCGGCTACACGCCCCTGAGCAATGTGCTGCACTCGCCGGGCGCGGGCGGTGACCTGTGGATCTTCGGTCTCGGTGTGGCCGGTCTCGGCACCATCCTGGGCGCGGTCAACATGATCACCACGGTGGTGTGCATGCGCGCCCCGGGCATGACGATGTTCCGGATGCCGATCTTCACCTGGAACATCCTGGTGACGTCGATCATCGTGCTGATGGTGTTCCCGCTGCTGACCGCGGCGCTGTTCGCGCTGGCCTACGACCGCCA comes from Mycolicibacterium pulveris and encodes:
- a CDS encoding DUF350 domain-containing protein, translating into MNPEIRAAVVEFGTISGESLAQNVIAALLYFAIGVVVLAAGFLMVDLLTPGNLRQMVFVERRPNAVAVACGMYAALATVVVSAIVSSSNELGQGLVDAAVYGLVGVLLQGLALVVLEVVVPGRFRDLIADERLHPAAIATAVTLLAVGGVNAAALS
- a CDS encoding polyamine aminopropyltransferase, which codes for MTTGHAPDPAPPVGSTTRWRAVLLAAVAACAACGLVYELALLTLSASLHGGGIVAMSLIVAGYVAALGAGALLVKPLLGRAAITFIAVETSLAIIGGLSAAALYVAFAFVGGSVWVLVVGTLLIGSLVGAEVPLLMTLLQRGRVSGAADTGRVLANLNAADYLGALVGGLIWPFILLPQLGMIRGAAATGVINVVAAAVVAVFLLRRIVTSREFITAITVLAAALALLVTLLVRADGIETSTRQRLYADPIVALERSPYQEIVVTRRGEDTRLYLDGGLQFSTRDEYRYTESLVYPALGDGARSVLILGGGDGLAAREVLRQPGVETIVQVELDPAVVQLARTTLRDVNAGALDDPRVTVVIDDAMRWLREPSPVLPRGGFDAVIVDLPDPDTPVLGRLYSVEFYALIGRVLADDGLMAVQAGSPFATPTAFWRTVSTIGAAGYAVTPYHVHVPTFGDWGMVLARRGAAPPVPTIPDDAPPLRFLNQRVLDAATVFGGDIRPQWLEPSTLDHPRIVDDMRKGYR
- the ligA gene encoding NAD-dependent DNA ligase LigA — translated: MSTKATPDPETTLAEQAEDAPDADVRRRWQELADEVRGHQFRYYIRDAPIISDADFDKLLRELEALEEKHPELRTPDSPTQLVGGAGFATDFTPAEHLERMLSLDNVFTPEELAAWAARIKDEIGEDAHFLCELKIDGVALSLVYRDGRLVRAATRGDGRTGEDVTLNARTIDNVPEKLTATEEFPLPKVLEVRGEVFFRVADFEELNAGLVAEGKPPFANPRNSAAGSVRQKNPAVTARRKLRMICHGIGHVEGFRPTSLHEAYRALSAWGLPVSEHTARVQGMEAVTERIAYWGEHRHEVDHEIDGVVVKVDEVALQRRLGSTSRAPRWAVAYKYPPEEAQTKLLDIKVNVGRTGRVTPYAWMEPVKIAGSTVSQATLHNASEVKRKGVLIGDTVMIRKAGDVIPEVLGPVVDLRDGTEREFVMPTNCPECGTKLAPAKEGDADIRCPNTRTCPAQLRERVFHLAGRGALDIEGLGYEAAVALLQSGVITDEGDLFSLGSEDLLRTELFRTKDGKLSANGKRLLVNLHEAKSRPLWRVLVALSIRHVGPTAARALATEFGSLEAIMAASEERLAAVEGVGPTIAEAITEWFKVDWHRAIVDKWRAAGVRMADERDESIERHLEGLSIVVTGSLTGFSRDEAKEAIVARGGKAAGSVSKKTAYVVAGDSPGSKYEKAVELGVPILDEDGFRRLLDGGPDAV
- a CDS encoding MmcQ/YjbR family DNA-binding protein yields the protein MPHPIMFRDDDLGLARVREIALGFPEAFEKISWGRPVFCAPKIFAMYGGSAKTGVKGQYVQYPHSILVKVDESDRRALEQDTRFFYPAYMGPSGWLGLDFTATDKIDWTEVRELIDASFRLVAPKKLIKRLDVG
- a CDS encoding 4-coumarate--CoA ligase family protein; the encoded protein is MSFASPFPEVDISSTSVYDYLFGDIAQDDLDRVALIDAKSGRQTSYREMIARVDAFAGALAGRGIGVGDVVGLLSPNSSGFAVAFHGILRAGATATTINALFTAADIAKQLLDSKARMLVTVTPLLELAGEGAAAAGIRPEDVVVLDGDGLAATGHPNAADLMGPGLPAPDVSFAPSSHLAVLPYSSGTTGVPKGVMLTHRNLVANVAQIRPLHGMVADDAILAVLPFFHIYGMTVLLNAALHARARLVIMGSFDLEEFLANIAEHKCTIAFIAPPVAVALAKHPLVDDYDLSSLNTVMSGAAPLDADLGHAVAKRLGCTVVQGYGMSELSPVSHITPFDGGLQEMNMVAPLSSVGWTVSNGASKLVDPETGDEIPPPTEGLSKTGELWFKGPNVMAGYLNNEAATRQTIDDEGWLHTGDLAQVDADGCVYIVDRLKELIKYKGYQVPPAELEAVLLSHPAIADAAVVGVTDADGEEVPKAFVVKQSAAELTEDEVMEFVAAQVAPYKKVRQVAFIDAVPKSASGKILRKDLRG
- a CDS encoding ArsR/SmtB family transcription factor encodes the protein MSTSALLDRAPVFDALGDPNRLRIITRLCDGGPCSTTEVTQAVPVTRQAATKHLVLLETVGLVSSQRRGRERIWQVEPESLTEASEYLTGLSRRWDRAIDRLRAFVEDENPDTR
- a CDS encoding SRPBCC family protein, whose translation is MSSDRIEKHVVLKAPLERVWKAISDADQFGRWFGVRFDGPFVEGAALTGVMTPTAVDEEIAKSQEPYEGTADTWWIVAVEPPHRLAYRWRPYLVAGGEDGPTTLVEFTLQETADGVLLRIVESGFDAIPEDRRKAAFDDNSSGWAAQTELVRKYVAMSETV
- a CDS encoding uroporphyrinogen decarboxylase/cobalamine-independent methonine synthase family protein → MSVFAAATGIGSWPGSSPRQAAEVIVGELHTLPHLVELPARGVGADMIGRAGALLVDIGIDTVPRGYRIVSGRSAVARRSMSLLDEDIDAFEEAWEKAGLRGSARPVKVQSPGPITLAAQLELPNGHRAITDRGALRDLAVSLAEGMAAHRARLAKRLDTAVVAQLDEPLLPDALQGRLTGVTSLTPVHPVDESVALGLLDDHVSALGADVMLHSCASDLPWNLLQRSAIPAIAVDVTTLAGADLDGIGEFVESGRAVLLGVVPATAPTTPPNVEEVAKAAAAVTDRLGFSRSVLRERVGITPACGLAGATPQWARAAVELVQKVADGFAEDPDAI
- a CDS encoding sensor domain-containing protein, whose product is MRVSPGSAVLWWAATLLVAGCAQTVTGSAVRAIPGIDDDSLSPLDVDTIMLDQAQMRAITGAGDDLTIIPSMDGKIPVDIDHFAESTPSQCQWIFAETQTFGPDVEEFHKTTFQHPPGGGLISQGAAAYRDADTARRAFDDLVARADGCSTTPLGPMLVGDAVITPDSLQTRTDNGCGRDYRVKNVVLVEVTACRFPSSVPTIVMTNILAKVPN